In Parasegetibacter sp. NRK P23, the genomic stretch TGGGATTGCGGCGCTACCCATTTTATGGAAGAACTCGCCAACGCGGTGCAACAACTGGAAAGCATTTCCGGGAGAAAAAAAGTACTGATCGCGGAGATAGACTACAACGCGCCCCGTTATATTAAACCGGCCAACGAAGGCGGATACGGCCTCTCCGGACAATGGACCGATGAGTTTCACCATGCGCTCCACGCTTTACTCACCAATGAAACAAATGGTTATTACGCCGATTTCGGGAACGTGGCGCCGTTTGTAAAGAGTCTGCGTGAGTCCTATGTGTACACGGGTGAATACTCACAAGTGCGTAACCGGAAATTTGGAAGAAGTCCGGAACAACTTCCCTACCACCAGTTCGTCGTTTTCACGCAAAACCACGACCAGATCGGTAACCGCTTAAAAGGAGAAAGGCTCAGCTCCCTGGTATCTTTCGACGCACTGAAGCTGGCCGCGGCGGCCATGTTGCTCACCGCGCACACCCCAATGCTGTTTATGGGTGAAGAATACGGGGAAACAAATCCGTTCCTCTTCTTTACGGACCATTCCGACCCTGAACTCATCAGTAACCTGAGAAAGGGAAGAAAAGAAGAGTTCAAAAGCTTCAACTGGGCAGACGAAGTGCCCGATCCACAATCCGAAGATGAATTCAGCAAATCCACGCTTTCCTGGAACACGGATAATGAAAAAGCAGCTATACTTATCCGTTATTATACCTACCTGATCGCCATGCGGAAGAACAGGGCAGCACTCCGGAATACGGACCGGAACGCTACAGTTGTGGAGGAACCATCGGGTAAACTGATTTCCTTCGAGCGCAAAGCGCCCGGAGAGCATCTCCTGGTACTGCTGAACTTCTCGGATAAACCCGAAGTTTTCCACGACAAACAATATCCATCCCTCAAAAAAATATTCGATTCCTCCGAAGCACAATGGAGCCTTTCCTCCACTGAAACAAAAACATCATTTATTCCACCTTATACCGCCGTTGTTTATGAAATTCAACCCTTCTGATCTTACACCAGTAGCCAGCTACCGCATTCAATTCAGTAAAACATTTACCTTCAGTCACCTCAAAGAAATCCTGCCCTACCTCCATCAACTGGGCATCTCCACACTGTATGCTTCCCCGGTTTTCAGTGCTGTTCCCGGAAGCACCCACGGCTACGATGTAACGGACCCGCATACGGTAAATCCGGAGATCGGCACATTGGAAGAATGGCGCACGCTCTCCACCGAACTCAAAAACTACGGCATCTGGTGGCTGCAGGACATTGTTCCCAACCACATGGCTTTTCATGAAAACAATTACCGTTTGTGGAACGTACTGGAATGGGGAGAAAAATCGCCTTACTGTAATTATTTCGACATCAACTGGCACCATCCCCATCCGGAACTGAATGGAAAACTGATGGTACCCTTCCTGGGAGAAGAAGCGGACGAGGCCATCGAAAAGGGCAACCTCACCATTCAATTCAATAAAAAAGGATGGCACTTCAATTATAACGATTCTTTCTTCCCGCTTTCCCCGGATTCACTTGAATTGCTGGCTGGCTTCGCTTCCGCGGTACCCGGCATGGAGCCAGTGGAAAACAGCATCCGTAACCTGCTTACCGGCATGAAAGAAATTACTACTTATGAAGCCTTGCAGGAAATGAAAACAGCATGGATACAAATCTTAAATACCAACGAATCCTTTAATGCCGCACTCGAAAATTTTCTTACACAGGTCAACAACAGCATCCTGCTGCGCAAAAAAGTGCTGGAAGCCCAACATTACCGGCTCACTTACTGGAACGCCACTTCCGGCCTGATCAATTACCGGCGTTTTTTTACCGTGAATAATCTTATTTGTCTGAACATGCAGGATGAAAGCGTGTTCCGCGAATACCACCAGTTGCTGGCACAACTTTACAAAGAAGGATTGGTACAGGGATTCAGAATAGACCATATTGATGGATTGGCCGATCCTGAAAACTACCTCCACAGGTTCAGGGCAACTTTTGGAGAAGCCTGTTATATAGTAGCAGAGAAAATCCTGGCGCATAATGAACAGGTTCCGGCAACCTGGCCGCTGCAAGGTACCAGCGGGTACGATTTCCTGCATTTCGTCAACCAGCTTTACCTGCACAACGAAGGCTTCAACGAACTCAAAACATGCTACCGGAAACACATTTCGAAAGATGATCCCGAAGCGATCATTCAGCATTCAAAAGAACTGATTCTTGAGATGTATATGCGCGGGGAATGGGACAACCTGGTTCATACCGCTGAAACGAATGGCCTACTGAGCAATGGGGTTACCCGTGAGGGGGCACGCGCAACCTTAAAAGATTTCCTGACCCGTATGCCCGTGTACCGTCTTTACCCGCCCCACCATCACCATCCTGCAGAAAAGAGCATTCTTGAAAATATATGGAAAGAGATGCGGTCGGCAACGGCTTCTACCGCATGGCTCGAAAATGTATGGCAACGTGAAGCAGACGAAGCGCTTTCTCCAAGCAGTACTTTTTTCCTGCAGCGGACCTGCCAGCTGGCTTCACCACTGATGGCCAAAGGCGTGGAAGACACCACTTTCTACCGGTATATTCCGTTAATAGCGCTGAATGAAGTAGGTGATGATC encodes the following:
- the treY gene encoding malto-oligosyltrehalose synthase is translated as MKFNPSDLTPVASYRIQFSKTFTFSHLKEILPYLHQLGISTLYASPVFSAVPGSTHGYDVTDPHTVNPEIGTLEEWRTLSTELKNYGIWWLQDIVPNHMAFHENNYRLWNVLEWGEKSPYCNYFDINWHHPHPELNGKLMVPFLGEEADEAIEKGNLTIQFNKKGWHFNYNDSFFPLSPDSLELLAGFASAVPGMEPVENSIRNLLTGMKEITTYEALQEMKTAWIQILNTNESFNAALENFLTQVNNSILLRKKVLEAQHYRLTYWNATSGLINYRRFFTVNNLICLNMQDESVFREYHQLLAQLYKEGLVQGFRIDHIDGLADPENYLHRFRATFGEACYIVAEKILAHNEQVPATWPLQGTSGYDFLHFVNQLYLHNEGFNELKTCYRKHISKDDPEAIIQHSKELILEMYMRGEWDNLVHTAETNGLLSNGVTREGARATLKDFLTRMPVYRLYPPHHHHPAEKSILENIWKEMRSATASTAWLENVWQREADEALSPSSTFFLQRTCQLASPLMAKGVEDTTFYRYIPLIALNEVGDDPDGEKISQEKFHQLMSQRMENSPFTMNASSTHDTKRGEDARIRILVLSHLPEKWMQTFEQWQRLNDADIQANNITPEEAWYIYQSLIGGFTEEKDFADRAVQAHLKWVREAKVKTCWNDPDTDYEQRIEKFTRTLCDATNLFYQSLSAFVEEMDVYAQSCSLAQLALKCMAPGMPDIYQGNESTNFSFVDPDNRRPVDFKALHKTETGNRNWEAAKIRLTKALLRIRRQYIDCFTKGNYIPLDRSTKEEIFCFARVYDRTWVLVVVPGKKGIANPVSAKLSSFIQLPEDAPEVWRDELNGKDGLRFEDIQLHLKQQPILIYTGTKE
- the treZ gene encoding malto-oligosyltrehalose trehalohydrolase, with translation MEPANKYPFAGAFVMNDGHCLFSVWAPLAENVQLILEDDYREKAFQLDKDDSGYWRIILPDIPPGMHYRYSVDGAEAIPDPASRRQPDGVHGASEVVDPHFTWTDTEWKGIPLHDMVMYELHTGCFTPEHSFEGIIKRLPYLSSIGINTIELMPVAQFPGKRNWGYDGVFPFAVHHTYGTPDQLKALVNAAHLHGIAVILDVVYNHLGPEGNYLEQYGPYFTEKYKTPWGKALNFDDAWCDGVRSFYINNALMWLNEFRMDGLRIDAVHAIWDCGATHFMEELANAVQQLESISGRKKVLIAEIDYNAPRYIKPANEGGYGLSGQWTDEFHHALHALLTNETNGYYADFGNVAPFVKSLRESYVYTGEYSQVRNRKFGRSPEQLPYHQFVVFTQNHDQIGNRLKGERLSSLVSFDALKLAAAAMLLTAHTPMLFMGEEYGETNPFLFFTDHSDPELISNLRKGRKEEFKSFNWADEVPDPQSEDEFSKSTLSWNTDNEKAAILIRYYTYLIAMRKNRAALRNTDRNATVVEEPSGKLISFERKAPGEHLLVLLNFSDKPEVFHDKQYPSLKKIFDSSEAQWSLSSTETKTSFIPPYTAVVYEIQPF